Genomic DNA from Roseofilum reptotaenium CS-1145:
ATATTTATTGCTCCTTGGAGCCTATCGAGATAATGAAGTTTTCCTCACCCATCCCCTAATGTTAACCCTGGAAGAAATTAAGAAGCAGGGGATAATGCCCTATACCTTAACTCTGAATCCCTTAGGTAAGCCAGAAATTACCTCCTTAATAGCTGATACCTTGCTGTGTTCTGCTGAAATTGCTTCACCTTTGGCCGATTTTATCTATCAAAAAACTCAGGGAAATCCTTTCTTTACCACACAGTTTTTGAAGGGGTTACATGACGATGGTTCGATTGAATTTAATGTCAATGTGGGGTCTTGGCAATGTGACATGTCTAAGGTTCGCCAGCTTACGCTGACCGATGATGTCGTGGAATTCATGATGGGTCGATTACAAAAATTATCACCGACAACCCAAGAAGTGATTAAAATAGCAGCCTGTATTGGCAATAAATTTAATCTCAAAACTTTAGCGCTGGCGGGTCAAAGAACTCCAGAAGAAACAGCCGTTCATTTATGGTCATCTTTAGCTGAAGGTTTTATTTTACCAGAAAGTGATGTCTATAAATTCTATTTGCAAAGTTCTCTACCTCAATCTACAATTCATGCTTCAAATCCCTGTTATCGATTTCTCCACGACCGGGTTCAACAAGCTGCCTATAGTTTAATTGAAGAAGACCAAAGAAAACAAACTCATTTAGAAATCGGTCGCCGGCTTTGGGAACATCTAGATACAGATGTCGAGAATGTTTTTGAGATTGTTGATCATCTCAATAGGGCAGAGGAACTGATCGGCGATCGCGCCCAGAGAGATGAAATTGCCCAACTCAATTTGCTGGCTGCTCAAAAAGCTAAAAGCACAACCGCTTACGCCGCAGCTAGAGAATATGCCAATGCGGGGGGCTCCTTCTTAGGAGAAAATAGTTGGTCAACTCAGTACGATCTAACTCTAGCTCTGTATGTCGCCACCCTAGAGGCCGAATTTTTAAGTACAAACTTTGAAGGCATTGAACGTCTCGCTGAAATTGTTCTTCAACGAGCGAAAAATATTCTCGATCGAGTTGAAGTCTATAACATTTTAATTCAGGCTGATATTAGTCAAAACAAGATGCAGAATGTGATAGATTCTGGTCTAAAAGTTTTGCAGATGTTAGAAATCACATTATCGGATGACCCCCGCGATCGGATCAAAAATTTACAACAACTCATCGATCTACCCGAAATGACAGATCCTTACAAGTTAGCGGCAATGGATCTGTTGACTAATATTATTACAACCGCTTGGATGGTCAATCCTGAATTATTGAAACAAATTACGTTTACAATGGTCAATCTGTCTCTAACATACGGCAACTGTTCCTGTTCGATTGTTGGCTATGCTTGGTATAGTATGTTGTTATGCGAAGGGTTGGGTGATATTGAACTTGGATATGAGTTGGGTGAACTGTCTGTTCAGTTAATCGATCGATTCAATGCTCTAGAGATTAAATCTCAAGTACTAAATATTGTCGCTGGAGTATCTCGACTTTGGAAACAACATCCCAAACAATGTATAGAATTAGAGCTAGAAGGAATCCAAAGTGGATTAGAGGCTGGTGATTTTGAATGCGCGAGTTATTCGGCAGCAGAATATTGCCATTTTCTTTTTCTGATGGGTGAAAATCTAGGTTTCGTCAGCAGTGAATTCCAAAAATACAAAGAGATGATTCAACGACTGAAGCAAGATTATCATCTAGATTACATCGCTACTTGGCAACAAATAATCCAGAATTTACAAGGAAATTCAGAAGATCTGACTCAGCTTTTTAGGGATGATTCACAGGGAGAATTGCAAAGAATACAGGAACTTATAGATGAAAATCAAACAGTATTGGTTTATCATTATCATCTCCTTAAAATAATGTTGTCTTATTTATTTAAGGATTATTTAAATGCTGTGGAAAATGCTATTTTGATCATTCCAGAAACAAAAGAAAATGGCAATAATATGTTTTCTATTCCGGCAATCTTTTATTCATCTCTAGCTTTGCTGGCTGGGGTGCGAGAAACTAGATTAGTTGAGACAGAACACTATTTGGAAAAAGTAGAACAGAATTTGCTTCAGATGGAATACTGGGCCAAGTTTGCTCCCCTGAATTATCAGCACCAATGCGATCTAATTCAAGCTGAAAAAGCACGAAACTTAGGTCAAAAGTGGGAAGCTGTGGAGTGTTATAAACGAGCGAGAACGGGGGCAAAGGAAGGTGAATATCTGCACCATGAGGCGATCGCCTGTGAGTTAACGGCAGAGTTTTATTTTGAACAAGACATGCCCGAAGTTGCCAAAATTTATCTCATTGATGCTTACTACGCTTATGCACACTGGGGCGCTCAAGCCAAAGTTGTAGACTTGGAACAACGGTATTCCCAGGTACTTGCTCCTATTCTAAATTCAGAAACAAGGTATACTACAGAGAACTTTGATTCCTCTAGAGCTACCTCTGTTCATCTGACTTCAACCAGTTCAGGGGCAAATATCTTTCTGGATTTTTCTTCAGCGATCAAAACCTCTCAAGCCCTATCTGGAGAAATAAATCTAGAACAATTACTGGCAAAATTGATACAATCTCTAATCGAAAATGCTGGAGCAACTAAAGGGGCTTTGCTGTTGCTGAAACAAGAAAGTTTATGGATTGAAGCGATCGCCGACTACATAGATGATGCATCCAGCATACAAATTCGTTCTTTGGCGCGCTCTCTCCCCCTAGCTTCGACTCAAGAACTCCCCCTGACTATCATCAATCGGGTTTGGCGCACTCGTGAAACTCTAGTCTTGAATCATTCAATCGAGGAATCCCGATTTTCCTCTGACGAGTACTTAAGCCAATCTTTACCCAAGAGTATACTGTGCCTGGCATTACAGAATCAAGGCAAACTGATCGCCATTCTTTATTTAGAAAATAACCTCACAACCGGCACCTTTACCAGCGATCGCCTAGAAGTTCTCAAACTGATCGGTACTCAAGCCACTATTTCCCTAGAAAATGCGCGACTTTACCAACAGTTAGAAGACTACAGTCACAACTTAGAAGAGAAAGTTGAACAGAGAACCCAACAATTACAAGAAAATAACCAACAATTGGAAAAAACTCTCCAACAATTGCAACAAACTCAAGCGCAATTAATTCAAACCGAAAAAATGTCTTCTTTGGGACAAATGGTAGCAGGAATTGCCCATGAAATCAACAATCCTATTAACTTTATTTCTGGGAATATCATGTACGCTCGCCAATATGTGCAAGATTTACTCGATCTAGTCAGCCTTTATGAGGAACACTCCTCGGAAGTGGATACAGCAATCGTCCAAAAATTAGAAGAAATAGAGTTAGATTATTTACGCTCAGATGTAGAGAGTTTGTTTAATTCCATGCAAGCCGGTAGCGAGCGCATTTATAAAATCATTCAAGGATTACGGAATTTTGCCCGACTCGATCAATCTAAGTATAAAAAAGTCGATATTCATGAAGGATTGGAAAATACTTTACTGCTCTTAAACCATCGTCTCAAGGCTCAACACAATCGTCCAGAAATTAAAATCCTGAAAAACTATAGTCCACTGCCTCTTATCCACTGCTGGGCTAGTCAACTGAATCAAGTATTTTTGAACCTTCTTACCAATGCCATTGATGCTTTAGAAAAAAATCCACCCGATCAATATCCTACCGTTCATATTACGACCACTATACTCGATTCCCAAAAGGTACAAATTTCTATCCAGGACAATGGTTCGGGCATGAGTAAAACCAATCTCCAAAAGGCTTTTGATCCCTTTTTTACGACGAAACCAGTCGGTCAAGGAACAGGATTGGGTTTATCAACCAGTTACCAAATTATTACCCAGCAACATAAAGGACAGTTACGATGTCTTTCTCAGCCGGGAGAGGGGACAGAGTTGATTATCGAAATTCCCATTTAAATCAGTCCAGCTTAATATGAGGCTAATCCGACCTAATATCATGACTTAAAAGTCTATTGGTTGCTGTTAATCAAAGCTAGAATTTGTTCAGCTATTCCCTCTACAATCGGCATCACTGATAAGCGGTTTCCCCGTTTCACCACTAATAGTTCTTCTGGGGAAAATTTCTGTTTTAATTCTGTAATTGAAATCAAGCGGGGAAATTTTTGTATAAACTCGATATCCACGGTTTGCCAGCGAGGAGCTTCTCGTGTCGCTTTCGGATCGTAATGTTTATCCTGGAGATTAAATTGGGTGGGATCGATGACATTCTCGGTAATCACTCTTGCTAATCCGGTAATGCCTGGGGGTTTGGCATTGGAGTGATAAATAAACACCCGATCGCCGACTTTCATTTGTCGTAAGAAGTTTCTGGCTTGATAGTTGCGTACTCCATCCCAAACCGTGGTGCGATCGCGCTCTAAATCCGTAATACTATAATCTGTCGGTTCTGATTTTAACAACCAATATGGCATGAATAATGGCACAGTTCACTAAATCTAGGGCTAGTTTATCATGGTCAAGGGGCGATCGCCTTTTCTTCAGACTCTAATTTTATTTATCCCTCAGTTGATTGCCTATAATTAGAAAATAAGGTCTCTCATCTTAATCCCATGTCAAAATCCCAAG
This window encodes:
- a CDS encoding trifunctional serine/threonine-protein kinase/ATP-binding protein/sensor histidine kinase; amino-acid sequence: MTSLDSKNYAEVTLVYSGGRTMVYRGIRVSDRQPVIVKVLRNQHPTFNELVKFRNQYAIASNLEYPGIVQPLALERCDLGYALVMPDEGAISLGEYWQQSHHSLSEFLILAIQLADTLHYLNKQRIIHKDIKPSNILIHPQTHHVQLIDFSIASLLPKEQQQLMNPHVLEGTLAYISPEQTGRMNRGIDYRSDFYSLGVTFFELLTGELPFTSDDPMELVHCHLAKMPAELGSRETIPQVLSDIVLKLMAKNAEDRYQSALGLKYDLEQCLQEWQATGEIARFAIGQRDVCDRFLIPEKLYGREQEVQILLESFERVSFGETEMMLVAGFSGIGKTAVINEIHKPIVRQRGYFIQGKFDQFNRNIPFSALVQAFQELIEQLLGYSDAELAIWKAKILQAVGENGQVIVDIIPELEQIIGQQPPVLELSGSAAQNRFNLLFSQFIGVFTTQEHPLVIFLDDLQWADLASLNLLKLLMDDSEGGYLLLLGAYRDNEVFLTHPLMLTLEEIKKQGIMPYTLTLNPLGKPEITSLIADTLLCSAEIASPLADFIYQKTQGNPFFTTQFLKGLHDDGSIEFNVNVGSWQCDMSKVRQLTLTDDVVEFMMGRLQKLSPTTQEVIKIAACIGNKFNLKTLALAGQRTPEETAVHLWSSLAEGFILPESDVYKFYLQSSLPQSTIHASNPCYRFLHDRVQQAAYSLIEEDQRKQTHLEIGRRLWEHLDTDVENVFEIVDHLNRAEELIGDRAQRDEIAQLNLLAAQKAKSTTAYAAAREYANAGGSFLGENSWSTQYDLTLALYVATLEAEFLSTNFEGIERLAEIVLQRAKNILDRVEVYNILIQADISQNKMQNVIDSGLKVLQMLEITLSDDPRDRIKNLQQLIDLPEMTDPYKLAAMDLLTNIITTAWMVNPELLKQITFTMVNLSLTYGNCSCSIVGYAWYSMLLCEGLGDIELGYELGELSVQLIDRFNALEIKSQVLNIVAGVSRLWKQHPKQCIELELEGIQSGLEAGDFECASYSAAEYCHFLFLMGENLGFVSSEFQKYKEMIQRLKQDYHLDYIATWQQIIQNLQGNSEDLTQLFRDDSQGELQRIQELIDENQTVLVYHYHLLKIMLSYLFKDYLNAVENAILIIPETKENGNNMFSIPAIFYSSLALLAGVRETRLVETEHYLEKVEQNLLQMEYWAKFAPLNYQHQCDLIQAEKARNLGQKWEAVECYKRARTGAKEGEYLHHEAIACELTAEFYFEQDMPEVAKIYLIDAYYAYAHWGAQAKVVDLEQRYSQVLAPILNSETRYTTENFDSSRATSVHLTSTSSGANIFLDFSSAIKTSQALSGEINLEQLLAKLIQSLIENAGATKGALLLLKQESLWIEAIADYIDDASSIQIRSLARSLPLASTQELPLTIINRVWRTRETLVLNHSIEESRFSSDEYLSQSLPKSILCLALQNQGKLIAILYLENNLTTGTFTSDRLEVLKLIGTQATISLENARLYQQLEDYSHNLEEKVEQRTQQLQENNQQLEKTLQQLQQTQAQLIQTEKMSSLGQMVAGIAHEINNPINFISGNIMYARQYVQDLLDLVSLYEEHSSEVDTAIVQKLEEIELDYLRSDVESLFNSMQAGSERIYKIIQGLRNFARLDQSKYKKVDIHEGLENTLLLLNHRLKAQHNRPEIKILKNYSPLPLIHCWASQLNQVFLNLLTNAIDALEKNPPDQYPTVHITTTILDSQKVQISIQDNGSGMSKTNLQKAFDPFFTTKPVGQGTGLGLSTSYQIITQQHKGQLRCLSQPGEGTELIIEIPI
- a CDS encoding EVE domain-containing protein, with amino-acid sequence MPYWLLKSEPTDYSITDLERDRTTVWDGVRNYQARNFLRQMKVGDRVFIYHSNAKPPGITGLARVITENVIDPTQFNLQDKHYDPKATREAPRWQTVDIEFIQKFPRLISITELKQKFSPEELLVVKRGNRLSVMPIVEGIAEQILALINSNQ